In a single window of the Lepidochelys kempii isolate rLepKem1 chromosome 21, rLepKem1.hap2, whole genome shotgun sequence genome:
- the DEF6 gene encoding differentially expressed in FDCP 6 homolog isoform X1, whose product MDLRAELLKSIWYAFTALDVEKSGKVSKSQLKVLSHNLYTVLHIPHDPVALEEHFRDDDDGPVSSQGYMPYLNKYILDKVEEGAFVKEDFDELCWTLTAKKNYKPDRNGNSVVSHKDAFKLWCLFNFLSEDKYPLVMVPDEVEYLLKKVCTSMNVELNCCELDDYLSQDPQHQNGMTVWQFLDLVNSGKLLRGIEREAVSMAVEEVYQEVIEDMLKQGYLWKKGQLRRNWSERWFTLKPSALSYYMSEERKEKKGSIALDKHCCVEVLPDREGKRCMFCVKTSSRTYEMSASDTKQRQEWTLAIQTAIRLQAEGKKSLHKDLKQKRREQREQRERRKAAKEEEMQRLKQLQEEKERKLQELELLKEAQRQAELLLQEEEQRRRLQHEEMQRTLEVQLKEAEQARASMQAEMVLKEAEAERQRKRIVELEEMQARLQEALHQEVKARQDEESVRYAQARLLAEEEEKLKELMKLKEEQEEYIIQTQREKQVLKQEMENKSKYLEEAQKQLEEVRENRQRVDQDVMAAQRKLRQASTNVKHWNVQMNRLMHPIGPGEKRTTTCGGFPSIPPVLLTRRESSLKLRQRLEDKNYDLEREDSKKNVNNGETRRLSLSPDMDTTATEPSD is encoded by the exons ATGGACCTACGAGCAGAGCTTTTAAAATCCATCTGGTACGCCTTCACCGCCCTGGATGTGGAGAAAAGTGGCAAGGTGTCCAAATCCCAGCTGAAA GTGCTCTCTCACAACCTGTACACGGTGCTTCATATCCCCCATGACCCGGTGGCGCTGGAGGAGCATTTCCGGGATGATGATGACGGACCGGTATCGAGCCAGGGCTACATGCCTTACCTCAACAAATACATCCTGGATAAG GTGGAGGAAGGGGCTTTTGTcaaggaggattttgatgagCTCTGCTGGACATTGACGGCAAAGAAGAATTACAAGCCCGACCGGAATGGGAACAGTGTCGTGTCCCATAAGGATGCCTTCAAGCTCTGGTGTCTCTTTAACTTCCTCTCTGAAGACAAATACCCTCTTGTCATGGTCCCAGATGAG GTGGAGTACCTGCTGAAGAAGGTCTGCACCTCCATGAACGTGGAGCTGAACTGCTGCGAGCTGGATGACTACCTCTCGCAGGATCCCCAGCACCAGAACGGCATGACGGTCTGGCAATTCCTGGACCTGGTGAACTCAGGGAAACTCCTGCGGGGGATCGAGCGGGAGGCCGTCAGCATGGCCGTTGAAGAGGTGTACCAGGAGGTCATTGAGGACATGCTCAAACAG GGCTACCTCTGGAAGAAGGGCCAGCTGAGGCGGAACTGGTCCGAGCGATGGTTCACACTAAAGCCCAGTGCCCTCTCCTACTACATGAGTGAGGAGCGGAAGGAGAAGAAAGGCAGCATTGCCTTGGACAAACATTGCTGCGTGGAG GTCCTGCCCGACCGGGAAGGCAAAAGGTGCATGTTCTGCGTGAAAACCTCTTCTCGCACGTATGAGATGAGTGCCTCGGACACCAAGCAGCGGCAGGAGTGGACGCTAG ccaTTCAGACGGCGATCCGGTTGCAAGCAGAGGGGAAGAAGTCCCTGCACAAGGACCTGAAGCAGAAGCGCCGGGAGCAGAGGGAGCAGCGGGAGAGGCGGAAGGCTGCCAAGGAGGAGGAAATGCAGCGCCTcaagcagctgcaggaggagaaggagcggaagctgcaggagctggagctgctCAAGGAGGCCCAGCGGCAggcggagctgctgctgcaggaggaaGAGCAGCGGCGCCGGCTGCAGCACGAGGAGATGCAGAGGACCTTGGAGGTCCAGCTGAAGGAGGCTGAGCAG GCTCGCGCCTCCATGCAGGCTGAGATGGTGCTGAAGGAGGCGGAGGCCGAGCGGCAGCGGAAGCGGATCGTGGAGCTGGAGGAGATGCAGGCTCGGCTCCAGGAGGCCCTGCACCAGGAGGTGAAGGCACGGCAGGACGAGGAGTCTGTGAGATACGCCCAGGCCAG GTtgctggctgaggaggaggagaagctgaaGGAGCTGATGAAGCtgaaggaggagcaggaggaataCATCATCCAGACCCAGCGGGAGAAGCAGGTCCTTAAGCAGGAGATGGAAAACAAGAGCAAATATTTGGAAGAGGCCCAAAAGCAGCTGGAAGAAGTGAGAGAGAACAGGCAGAGGGTAGACCAGGATGTCATG GCGGCCCAGAGGAAGCTCCGACAGGCCAGCACCAATGTCAAGCACTGGAACGTCCAGATGAATCGACTGATGCACCCCATTGGGCCAGGAG AGAAGCGTACGACAACGTGTGGAGGATTCCCCAGCATCCCACCCGTGCTCCTCACCAGGAGGGAGTCGTCCCTCAAGCTCAGGCAGAGATTAGAAGATAAGAACTATGATCTTGAGAGGGAAGACAGCAAGAAGAACGTGAACAATGGAGAGACCAGGAGGCTGTCGCTATCTCCTGACATGGACACCACGGCCACGGAACCCTCCGACTAG
- the DEF6 gene encoding differentially expressed in FDCP 6 homolog isoform X2, protein MPYLNKYILDKVEEGAFVKEDFDELCWTLTAKKNYKPDRNGNSVVSHKDAFKLWCLFNFLSEDKYPLVMVPDEVEYLLKKVCTSMNVELNCCELDDYLSQDPQHQNGMTVWQFLDLVNSGKLLRGIEREAVSMAVEEVYQEVIEDMLKQGYLWKKGQLRRNWSERWFTLKPSALSYYMSEERKEKKGSIALDKHCCVEVLPDREGKRCMFCVKTSSRTYEMSASDTKQRQEWTLAIQTAIRLQAEGKKSLHKDLKQKRREQREQRERRKAAKEEEMQRLKQLQEEKERKLQELELLKEAQRQAELLLQEEEQRRRLQHEEMQRTLEVQLKEAEQARASMQAEMVLKEAEAERQRKRIVELEEMQARLQEALHQEVKARQDEESVRYAQARLLAEEEEKLKELMKLKEEQEEYIIQTQREKQVLKQEMENKSKYLEEAQKQLEEVRENRQRVDQDVMAAQRKLRQASTNVKHWNVQMNRLMHPIGPGEKRTTTCGGFPSIPPVLLTRRESSLKLRQRLEDKNYDLEREDSKKNVNNGETRRLSLSPDMDTTATEPSD, encoded by the exons ATGCCTTACCTCAACAAATACATCCTGGATAAG GTGGAGGAAGGGGCTTTTGTcaaggaggattttgatgagCTCTGCTGGACATTGACGGCAAAGAAGAATTACAAGCCCGACCGGAATGGGAACAGTGTCGTGTCCCATAAGGATGCCTTCAAGCTCTGGTGTCTCTTTAACTTCCTCTCTGAAGACAAATACCCTCTTGTCATGGTCCCAGATGAG GTGGAGTACCTGCTGAAGAAGGTCTGCACCTCCATGAACGTGGAGCTGAACTGCTGCGAGCTGGATGACTACCTCTCGCAGGATCCCCAGCACCAGAACGGCATGACGGTCTGGCAATTCCTGGACCTGGTGAACTCAGGGAAACTCCTGCGGGGGATCGAGCGGGAGGCCGTCAGCATGGCCGTTGAAGAGGTGTACCAGGAGGTCATTGAGGACATGCTCAAACAG GGCTACCTCTGGAAGAAGGGCCAGCTGAGGCGGAACTGGTCCGAGCGATGGTTCACACTAAAGCCCAGTGCCCTCTCCTACTACATGAGTGAGGAGCGGAAGGAGAAGAAAGGCAGCATTGCCTTGGACAAACATTGCTGCGTGGAG GTCCTGCCCGACCGGGAAGGCAAAAGGTGCATGTTCTGCGTGAAAACCTCTTCTCGCACGTATGAGATGAGTGCCTCGGACACCAAGCAGCGGCAGGAGTGGACGCTAG ccaTTCAGACGGCGATCCGGTTGCAAGCAGAGGGGAAGAAGTCCCTGCACAAGGACCTGAAGCAGAAGCGCCGGGAGCAGAGGGAGCAGCGGGAGAGGCGGAAGGCTGCCAAGGAGGAGGAAATGCAGCGCCTcaagcagctgcaggaggagaaggagcggaagctgcaggagctggagctgctCAAGGAGGCCCAGCGGCAggcggagctgctgctgcaggaggaaGAGCAGCGGCGCCGGCTGCAGCACGAGGAGATGCAGAGGACCTTGGAGGTCCAGCTGAAGGAGGCTGAGCAG GCTCGCGCCTCCATGCAGGCTGAGATGGTGCTGAAGGAGGCGGAGGCCGAGCGGCAGCGGAAGCGGATCGTGGAGCTGGAGGAGATGCAGGCTCGGCTCCAGGAGGCCCTGCACCAGGAGGTGAAGGCACGGCAGGACGAGGAGTCTGTGAGATACGCCCAGGCCAG GTtgctggctgaggaggaggagaagctgaaGGAGCTGATGAAGCtgaaggaggagcaggaggaataCATCATCCAGACCCAGCGGGAGAAGCAGGTCCTTAAGCAGGAGATGGAAAACAAGAGCAAATATTTGGAAGAGGCCCAAAAGCAGCTGGAAGAAGTGAGAGAGAACAGGCAGAGGGTAGACCAGGATGTCATG GCGGCCCAGAGGAAGCTCCGACAGGCCAGCACCAATGTCAAGCACTGGAACGTCCAGATGAATCGACTGATGCACCCCATTGGGCCAGGAG AGAAGCGTACGACAACGTGTGGAGGATTCCCCAGCATCCCACCCGTGCTCCTCACCAGGAGGGAGTCGTCCCTCAAGCTCAGGCAGAGATTAGAAGATAAGAACTATGATCTTGAGAGGGAAGACAGCAAGAAGAACGTGAACAATGGAGAGACCAGGAGGCTGTCGCTATCTCCTGACATGGACACCACGGCCACGGAACCCTCCGACTAG